One genomic segment of Arachis duranensis cultivar V14167 chromosome 4, aradu.V14167.gnm2.J7QH, whole genome shotgun sequence includes these proteins:
- the LOC107483540 gene encoding probable protein phosphatase 2C 34 isoform X2: MGCLCCNFDWNVAAAMVLFPSLLNGFARKKSCPNDDDNDERKAVKALAKEARKNGLLLSSSGTVKSSKANNFASVFTKKGQKGVNQDRLIVWEEFGWQEDMILCGVFDGHGPWGHYVSKSVMKLVPASLLCNLKENLAATSLDLNYKMEADRRNHHEFDIWKQACIKTCAAVDHHLKQNTGIDSFQSGTTALTVIKQGEDLIISNLGDSRAVLATTLDGGTLSALQLTTDMKPNLPKEAERIMESRGRVFCLEDEPGVYRVWMPNGKTPGLAISRALGDYCVKDFGLISVPEVTQRKLNSRDQFLILASDGVWDVISNQEAVKIVGSSEEKGKAAERLVKCAKHEWKRKRRGIAIDDISAICLFFQPHNNFLTSPSYNV; encoded by the exons ATGGGGTGTT TGTGTTGCAACTTTGATTGGAATGTAGCAGCAGCCATGGTTCTTTTTCCATCTCTTCTCAATGGATTTGCAAGAAAGAAAAGTTGTCCAAACGATGATGACAATGATGAAAGGAAAGCCGTGAAAGCACTCGcgaaggaagcaaggaagaatgGCTTGTTATTGAGTTCATCAGGAACTGTTAAGTCTTCCAAGGCCAACAACTTTGCCTCAGTTTTCACAAAGAAGGGCCAGAAAGGAGTCAATCAAGATCGCCTCATTGTTTGGGAG GAATTTGGTTGGCAAGAAGACATGATATTGTGTGGAGTTTTTGATGGACATGGCCCTTGGGGACACTATGTGTCCAAAAGTGTCATGAAACTTGTCCCTGCCTCTTTGCTATGCAATTTGAAGGAAAATCTTGCTGCAACATCTCTTGACCTGAATTACAAGATGGAAGCAGATAGGAGGAACCACCATGAATTTGACATATGGAAGCAGGCATGCATAAAGACTTGTGCTGCTGTTGATCATCATCTAAAGCAGAATACTGGGATTGATTCCTTTCAAAGTGGTACTACAGCTTTGACAGTTATCAAACAG GGTGAAGATCTGATTATATCAAACTTAGGAGATTCAAGGGCAGTATTGGCAACAACTTTAGATGGTGGCACACTAAGTGCCCTTCAGCTTACAACTGACATGAAGCCAAATTTACCTA AGGAGGCAGAGAGGATAATGGAATCAAGAGGGAGGGTGTTTTGTCTAGAAGATGAGCCAGGAGTGTATAGGGTGTGGATGCCAAATGGTAAAACACCAGGACTTGCAATATCAAGAGCATTGGGTGATTATTGTGTCAAGGATTTTGGACTAATCTCTGTGCCTGAAGTCACTCAAAGGAAGCTAAACTCTAGAGATCAATTTCTCATCTTGGCTAGTGATGGG GTATGGGATGTAATTTCGAACCAAGAAGCAGTGAAAATCGTTGGTTCAAGTgaagagaaaggaaaagctGCCGAGAGATTGGTGAAATGCGCTAAGCATGAATGGAAGAGGAAGCGAAGAGGCATTGCCATTGATGACATCTCAGCTATCTGCCTCTTCTTTCAGCCCCATAATAACTTTCTCACATCACCATCATATAATGTATAG
- the LOC107483540 gene encoding probable protein phosphatase 2C 34 isoform X1 — MVAMVIRRALHSHLCCNFDWNVAAAMVLFPSLLNGFARKKSCPNDDDNDERKAVKALAKEARKNGLLLSSSGTVKSSKANNFASVFTKKGQKGVNQDRLIVWEEFGWQEDMILCGVFDGHGPWGHYVSKSVMKLVPASLLCNLKENLAATSLDLNYKMEADRRNHHEFDIWKQACIKTCAAVDHHLKQNTGIDSFQSGTTALTVIKQGEDLIISNLGDSRAVLATTLDGGTLSALQLTTDMKPNLPKEAERIMESRGRVFCLEDEPGVYRVWMPNGKTPGLAISRALGDYCVKDFGLISVPEVTQRKLNSRDQFLILASDGVWDVISNQEAVKIVGSSEEKGKAAERLVKCAKHEWKRKRRGIAIDDISAICLFFQPHNNFLTSPSYNV; from the exons ATGGTTGCTATGGTAATAAGACGAGCCTTACATTCACATT TGTGTTGCAACTTTGATTGGAATGTAGCAGCAGCCATGGTTCTTTTTCCATCTCTTCTCAATGGATTTGCAAGAAAGAAAAGTTGTCCAAACGATGATGACAATGATGAAAGGAAAGCCGTGAAAGCACTCGcgaaggaagcaaggaagaatgGCTTGTTATTGAGTTCATCAGGAACTGTTAAGTCTTCCAAGGCCAACAACTTTGCCTCAGTTTTCACAAAGAAGGGCCAGAAAGGAGTCAATCAAGATCGCCTCATTGTTTGGGAG GAATTTGGTTGGCAAGAAGACATGATATTGTGTGGAGTTTTTGATGGACATGGCCCTTGGGGACACTATGTGTCCAAAAGTGTCATGAAACTTGTCCCTGCCTCTTTGCTATGCAATTTGAAGGAAAATCTTGCTGCAACATCTCTTGACCTGAATTACAAGATGGAAGCAGATAGGAGGAACCACCATGAATTTGACATATGGAAGCAGGCATGCATAAAGACTTGTGCTGCTGTTGATCATCATCTAAAGCAGAATACTGGGATTGATTCCTTTCAAAGTGGTACTACAGCTTTGACAGTTATCAAACAG GGTGAAGATCTGATTATATCAAACTTAGGAGATTCAAGGGCAGTATTGGCAACAACTTTAGATGGTGGCACACTAAGTGCCCTTCAGCTTACAACTGACATGAAGCCAAATTTACCTA AGGAGGCAGAGAGGATAATGGAATCAAGAGGGAGGGTGTTTTGTCTAGAAGATGAGCCAGGAGTGTATAGGGTGTGGATGCCAAATGGTAAAACACCAGGACTTGCAATATCAAGAGCATTGGGTGATTATTGTGTCAAGGATTTTGGACTAATCTCTGTGCCTGAAGTCACTCAAAGGAAGCTAAACTCTAGAGATCAATTTCTCATCTTGGCTAGTGATGGG GTATGGGATGTAATTTCGAACCAAGAAGCAGTGAAAATCGTTGGTTCAAGTgaagagaaaggaaaagctGCCGAGAGATTGGTGAAATGCGCTAAGCATGAATGGAAGAGGAAGCGAAGAGGCATTGCCATTGATGACATCTCAGCTATCTGCCTCTTCTTTCAGCCCCATAATAACTTTCTCACATCACCATCATATAATGTATAG
- the LOC107483540 gene encoding probable protein phosphatase 2C 34 isoform X3: protein MVLFPSLLNGFARKKSCPNDDDNDERKAVKALAKEARKNGLLLSSSGTVKSSKANNFASVFTKKGQKGVNQDRLIVWEEFGWQEDMILCGVFDGHGPWGHYVSKSVMKLVPASLLCNLKENLAATSLDLNYKMEADRRNHHEFDIWKQACIKTCAAVDHHLKQNTGIDSFQSGTTALTVIKQGEDLIISNLGDSRAVLATTLDGGTLSALQLTTDMKPNLPKEAERIMESRGRVFCLEDEPGVYRVWMPNGKTPGLAISRALGDYCVKDFGLISVPEVTQRKLNSRDQFLILASDGVWDVISNQEAVKIVGSSEEKGKAAERLVKCAKHEWKRKRRGIAIDDISAICLFFQPHNNFLTSPSYNV, encoded by the exons ATGGTTCTTTTTCCATCTCTTCTCAATGGATTTGCAAGAAAGAAAAGTTGTCCAAACGATGATGACAATGATGAAAGGAAAGCCGTGAAAGCACTCGcgaaggaagcaaggaagaatgGCTTGTTATTGAGTTCATCAGGAACTGTTAAGTCTTCCAAGGCCAACAACTTTGCCTCAGTTTTCACAAAGAAGGGCCAGAAAGGAGTCAATCAAGATCGCCTCATTGTTTGGGAG GAATTTGGTTGGCAAGAAGACATGATATTGTGTGGAGTTTTTGATGGACATGGCCCTTGGGGACACTATGTGTCCAAAAGTGTCATGAAACTTGTCCCTGCCTCTTTGCTATGCAATTTGAAGGAAAATCTTGCTGCAACATCTCTTGACCTGAATTACAAGATGGAAGCAGATAGGAGGAACCACCATGAATTTGACATATGGAAGCAGGCATGCATAAAGACTTGTGCTGCTGTTGATCATCATCTAAAGCAGAATACTGGGATTGATTCCTTTCAAAGTGGTACTACAGCTTTGACAGTTATCAAACAG GGTGAAGATCTGATTATATCAAACTTAGGAGATTCAAGGGCAGTATTGGCAACAACTTTAGATGGTGGCACACTAAGTGCCCTTCAGCTTACAACTGACATGAAGCCAAATTTACCTA AGGAGGCAGAGAGGATAATGGAATCAAGAGGGAGGGTGTTTTGTCTAGAAGATGAGCCAGGAGTGTATAGGGTGTGGATGCCAAATGGTAAAACACCAGGACTTGCAATATCAAGAGCATTGGGTGATTATTGTGTCAAGGATTTTGGACTAATCTCTGTGCCTGAAGTCACTCAAAGGAAGCTAAACTCTAGAGATCAATTTCTCATCTTGGCTAGTGATGGG GTATGGGATGTAATTTCGAACCAAGAAGCAGTGAAAATCGTTGGTTCAAGTgaagagaaaggaaaagctGCCGAGAGATTGGTGAAATGCGCTAAGCATGAATGGAAGAGGAAGCGAAGAGGCATTGCCATTGATGACATCTCAGCTATCTGCCTCTTCTTTCAGCCCCATAATAACTTTCTCACATCACCATCATATAATGTATAG